Proteins from a genomic interval of Gadus morhua chromosome 21, gadMor3.0, whole genome shotgun sequence:
- the LOC115534123 gene encoding sine oculis-binding protein homolog B isoform X1, with protein sequence MPEMEKGRPPENKRSRKPAHPVKREINQEMKTFAESTMNELLGWYGYDKVELRDSEASEIRNYRERRQHVSVLKENSLPKPKGAESEAGHSVLAMKSGERESTSMPCSSSSSSSPSSSLTSHKEHKSAPVIVPLIKPSAVEDVQNVQIVCVWCQKEGVKRYSLCMGSELKSFCSEKCFAACRRAYFKRNKARDEDVNADTSPQHPHSEDSPRLVLKMNSTVRPPQSLSPASQVCDWCKHVRHTKEYLDFGSGEERLQFCSTKCLNQYKMDVFYREARAALTSTPSSSSSPGRSGQEGRSDSGPKLLTPESWSSGGGGGGGGGGGHGGVGDLRHRTRSPKGHTPSHASAASSSVSPSEASSSSSSKVPVSGLRLLERPMSHPPPAPPQTAEGMPHRPPHPHPHPNSHPHPHQRSVLDHPPMPPMPMPFIRPPLHAQGLKSPLSHHPRHPGPPSSPIHRAPHSPHPHMQPPPVAPVNPPGLMHPFLGAYFPGLHSPPINMMPRGPVPMHPMMNFGIPSFSPLLPHPMVLVPYPVIVPLPVPIPIPIPFPFPVPCPAQAPTVEKPSHGGVIQPVPEDRSRGRAARQPCPPGSPSDARQQAPSTLVQTPMHGVPSAHRDPNTRGTDWVKSERPFPSPISTPHSQLSSPCRRNNDSPSSAPGLEGLIDCKSDQQQNQQQQQQQQQQPERQVIQRVLQNTQVKLEPSTNGAVDFSGPGESETGQGTRPGLHDIIRPAPLVKHSSAEDISYHHHNTDAPPSHTAPSSRGSSPPYDSASFGLTTPDHGPNRASPSSPGPPSPPGPEPVPAQTQAPPTQVALGELEAIKENNYSAVGAIRADRPAGQSDEPVAVVGEVGEDPHVPDEDHAYALPTAPKTGGAATPLLLPKLRDKGALRGAPTLAAAADTEPALKRRCLRIRDQNK encoded by the exons ACGTTCGCTGAGAGCACCATGAACGAGCTCCTGGGCTGGTACGGCTATGACAAGGTGGAGCTCCGCGACTCAGAGGCCAGCGAGATCCGGAACTACAGGGAGCGACGGCAGCATGTGTCCGTGCTAAAGG AAAACTCATTGCCAAAACCCAAAGGCGCGGAGAGCGAGGCGGGCCACTCGGTGCTGGCCATGAAGAGTGGCGAGAGAGAGTCGACCAGCatgccctgctcctcctcctcatcttcctcaccaAGCTCATCCCTGACCAGCCACAAAGAACACAAGAGTGCCCCGGTCATCGTTCCCCTCATAAAGCCCTCTGCAG TGGAGGATGTGCAGAACGTGCAGATCGTATGTGTGTGGTGCCAGAAGGAGGGCGTGAAGCGCTACTCCCTCTGCATGGGCTCCGAGCTCAAGAGCTTCTGCAGCGAGAAGTGCTTTGCCGCCTGCCGACGGGCCTACTTCAAACGCAACAAG GCCAGAGATGAAGATGTTAACGCAGACACGTCTCCCCAGCATCCACACTCCGAAGACTCCCCGAGACTAGTGCTGAAAATGAACAGTACTGTCAGG CCTCCgcagtctctctcccccgcgtCGCAGGTCTGCGATTGGTGCAAGCACGTCCGCCACACCAAGGAGTACCTGGACTTTGGCTCCGGAGAGGAGAGGCTCCAGTTCTGCAGCACCAAGTGTCTGAACCAGTACAAGATGGACGTCTTCTACCGGGAGGCCCGTGCGGCCCTTACCAGCACCCCTTCCTCCAGCTCCAGCCCGGGCCGGAGCGGCCAAGAGGGGCGGTCCGACAGCGGGCCAAAACTGCTCACTCCCGAGTCCtggagcagcggcggcggcggcggcggcggcggtggcggcggccacGGTGGTGTGGGAGACCTCCGCCACAGAACCCGGTCGCCTAAAGGCCACACGCCTAGCCACGCCTCGGCGGCGTCCAGCTCCGTGTCGCCCTCCGaggcgtcctcctcctcctcctccaaggtGCCTGTCTCGGGGCTGAGGCTCCTGGAAAGGCCCatgtcccacccccccccggccccccctcagACCGCCGAGGGGATGCCTCATCGACCTCCCcatcctcaccctcaccctaactctcacccccaccctcaccagcGCTCAGTTCTGGACCACCCTCCGATGCCCCCCATGCCGATGCCCTTCATCAGACCGCCGCTCCACGCTCAGGGCCTGAAAAgccccctctcccaccaccccagacacccgGGCCCCCCGTCCAGCCCTATCCATCgagccccccactccccccacccccacatgcAGCCCCCCCCGGTAGCCCCCGTCAACCCCCCCGGGCTGATGCATCCTTTCCTAGGGGCCTACTTCCCCGGCCTGCACTCCCCGCCCATCAACATGATGCCCCGAGGACCCGTGCCCATGCACCCCATGATGAACTTTGGTATTCCCTCCTTCAGCCCTCTCCTGCCTCACCCCATGGTGCTGGTGCCTTACCCCGTCATAGTCCCGCTCCCTgtccccatccccatccccatccccttccccttccccgtCCCCTGCCCGGCCCAGGCCCCCACCGTGGAGAAGCCCAGCCACGGCGGGGTGATCCAGCCCGTGCCAGAGGACAGGAGCAGGGGCAGGGCCGCCAGACAGCCCTGCCCCCCCGGTTCTCCCAGCGACGCTCGGCAGCAAGCCCCCAGCACCTTGGTGCAAACACCCATGCACGGGGTCCCCTCCGCGCACAGGGACCCCAACACGAGGGGTACGGATTGGGTCAAATCCGAGCGACCCTTCCCTTCCCCGATATCCACGCCCCACAGCCAGTTGTCCTCGCCCTGTCGACGAAACAACGATTCCCCTTCCTCAGCCCCGGGACTAGAGGGCCTGATTGACTGTAAGTCGGACCAGcagcagaaccagcagcagcagcagcagcagcagcagcagccagagcGTCAGGTCATCCAGAGAGTGCTTCAAAATACCCAGGTGAAACTGGAGCCCAGCACCAATGGAGCGGTGGACTTCTCTGGGCCAGGGGAGTCGGAGACTGGGCAGGGTACCAGACCAGGGCTCCATGACATCATCAGACCAGCGCCTCTTGTAAAGCACTCCTCTGCAGAGGACATTTCCTATCACCATCACAACACCGAcgcccctccctcacacaccgCACCCAGCTCCAGAGGAAGCAGCCCTCCCTATGACTCCGCCTCCTTTGGCCTGACGACTCCGGACCACGGCCCAAACAGGGCGTCCCCGTCGTCCCCCGGACCCCCGTCTCCTCCAGGCCCTGAGCCCGTCCCGGCCCAGACACAAGCTCCGCCCACACAAGTGGCGCTCGGCGAGTTGGAGGCCATCAAAGAAAACAACTACTCGGCGGTGGGCGCCATCAGGGCGGACCGCCCAGCCGGCCAATCAGACGAGCCCGTGGccgtggtgggggaggtgggagaggaccCCCACGTCCCTGATGAGGACCATGCGTACGCTCTGCCGACGGCGCCAAAGACAGGGGGGGCCGCCACCCCTCTGCTGCTGCCCAAGCTGAGGGACAAGGGGGCGCTGCGTGGCGCCCCGACACTGGCCGCCGCGGCCGACACAGAGCCGGCGCTGAAGAGGCGCTGCCTGCGAATCCGGGATCAGAATAAGTAG
- the LOC115534123 gene encoding sine oculis-binding protein homolog B isoform X2 produces MNELLGWYGYDKVELRDSEASEIRNYRERRQHVSVLKENSLPKPKGAESEAGHSVLAMKSGERESTSMPCSSSSSSSPSSSLTSHKEHKSAPVIVPLIKPSAVEDVQNVQIVCVWCQKEGVKRYSLCMGSELKSFCSEKCFAACRRAYFKRNKARDEDVNADTSPQHPHSEDSPRLVLKMNSTVRPPQSLSPASQVCDWCKHVRHTKEYLDFGSGEERLQFCSTKCLNQYKMDVFYREARAALTSTPSSSSSPGRSGQEGRSDSGPKLLTPESWSSGGGGGGGGGGGHGGVGDLRHRTRSPKGHTPSHASAASSSVSPSEASSSSSSKVPVSGLRLLERPMSHPPPAPPQTAEGMPHRPPHPHPHPNSHPHPHQRSVLDHPPMPPMPMPFIRPPLHAQGLKSPLSHHPRHPGPPSSPIHRAPHSPHPHMQPPPVAPVNPPGLMHPFLGAYFPGLHSPPINMMPRGPVPMHPMMNFGIPSFSPLLPHPMVLVPYPVIVPLPVPIPIPIPFPFPVPCPAQAPTVEKPSHGGVIQPVPEDRSRGRAARQPCPPGSPSDARQQAPSTLVQTPMHGVPSAHRDPNTRGTDWVKSERPFPSPISTPHSQLSSPCRRNNDSPSSAPGLEGLIDCKSDQQQNQQQQQQQQQQPERQVIQRVLQNTQVKLEPSTNGAVDFSGPGESETGQGTRPGLHDIIRPAPLVKHSSAEDISYHHHNTDAPPSHTAPSSRGSSPPYDSASFGLTTPDHGPNRASPSSPGPPSPPGPEPVPAQTQAPPTQVALGELEAIKENNYSAVGAIRADRPAGQSDEPVAVVGEVGEDPHVPDEDHAYALPTAPKTGGAATPLLLPKLRDKGALRGAPTLAAAADTEPALKRRCLRIRDQNK; encoded by the exons ATGAACGAGCTCCTGGGCTGGTACGGCTATGACAAGGTGGAGCTCCGCGACTCAGAGGCCAGCGAGATCCGGAACTACAGGGAGCGACGGCAGCATGTGTCCGTGCTAAAGG AAAACTCATTGCCAAAACCCAAAGGCGCGGAGAGCGAGGCGGGCCACTCGGTGCTGGCCATGAAGAGTGGCGAGAGAGAGTCGACCAGCatgccctgctcctcctcctcatcttcctcaccaAGCTCATCCCTGACCAGCCACAAAGAACACAAGAGTGCCCCGGTCATCGTTCCCCTCATAAAGCCCTCTGCAG TGGAGGATGTGCAGAACGTGCAGATCGTATGTGTGTGGTGCCAGAAGGAGGGCGTGAAGCGCTACTCCCTCTGCATGGGCTCCGAGCTCAAGAGCTTCTGCAGCGAGAAGTGCTTTGCCGCCTGCCGACGGGCCTACTTCAAACGCAACAAG GCCAGAGATGAAGATGTTAACGCAGACACGTCTCCCCAGCATCCACACTCCGAAGACTCCCCGAGACTAGTGCTGAAAATGAACAGTACTGTCAGG CCTCCgcagtctctctcccccgcgtCGCAGGTCTGCGATTGGTGCAAGCACGTCCGCCACACCAAGGAGTACCTGGACTTTGGCTCCGGAGAGGAGAGGCTCCAGTTCTGCAGCACCAAGTGTCTGAACCAGTACAAGATGGACGTCTTCTACCGGGAGGCCCGTGCGGCCCTTACCAGCACCCCTTCCTCCAGCTCCAGCCCGGGCCGGAGCGGCCAAGAGGGGCGGTCCGACAGCGGGCCAAAACTGCTCACTCCCGAGTCCtggagcagcggcggcggcggcggcggcggcggtggcggcggccacGGTGGTGTGGGAGACCTCCGCCACAGAACCCGGTCGCCTAAAGGCCACACGCCTAGCCACGCCTCGGCGGCGTCCAGCTCCGTGTCGCCCTCCGaggcgtcctcctcctcctcctccaaggtGCCTGTCTCGGGGCTGAGGCTCCTGGAAAGGCCCatgtcccacccccccccggccccccctcagACCGCCGAGGGGATGCCTCATCGACCTCCCcatcctcaccctcaccctaactctcacccccaccctcaccagcGCTCAGTTCTGGACCACCCTCCGATGCCCCCCATGCCGATGCCCTTCATCAGACCGCCGCTCCACGCTCAGGGCCTGAAAAgccccctctcccaccaccccagacacccgGGCCCCCCGTCCAGCCCTATCCATCgagccccccactccccccacccccacatgcAGCCCCCCCCGGTAGCCCCCGTCAACCCCCCCGGGCTGATGCATCCTTTCCTAGGGGCCTACTTCCCCGGCCTGCACTCCCCGCCCATCAACATGATGCCCCGAGGACCCGTGCCCATGCACCCCATGATGAACTTTGGTATTCCCTCCTTCAGCCCTCTCCTGCCTCACCCCATGGTGCTGGTGCCTTACCCCGTCATAGTCCCGCTCCCTgtccccatccccatccccatccccttccccttccccgtCCCCTGCCCGGCCCAGGCCCCCACCGTGGAGAAGCCCAGCCACGGCGGGGTGATCCAGCCCGTGCCAGAGGACAGGAGCAGGGGCAGGGCCGCCAGACAGCCCTGCCCCCCCGGTTCTCCCAGCGACGCTCGGCAGCAAGCCCCCAGCACCTTGGTGCAAACACCCATGCACGGGGTCCCCTCCGCGCACAGGGACCCCAACACGAGGGGTACGGATTGGGTCAAATCCGAGCGACCCTTCCCTTCCCCGATATCCACGCCCCACAGCCAGTTGTCCTCGCCCTGTCGACGAAACAACGATTCCCCTTCCTCAGCCCCGGGACTAGAGGGCCTGATTGACTGTAAGTCGGACCAGcagcagaaccagcagcagcagcagcagcagcagcagcagccagagcGTCAGGTCATCCAGAGAGTGCTTCAAAATACCCAGGTGAAACTGGAGCCCAGCACCAATGGAGCGGTGGACTTCTCTGGGCCAGGGGAGTCGGAGACTGGGCAGGGTACCAGACCAGGGCTCCATGACATCATCAGACCAGCGCCTCTTGTAAAGCACTCCTCTGCAGAGGACATTTCCTATCACCATCACAACACCGAcgcccctccctcacacaccgCACCCAGCTCCAGAGGAAGCAGCCCTCCCTATGACTCCGCCTCCTTTGGCCTGACGACTCCGGACCACGGCCCAAACAGGGCGTCCCCGTCGTCCCCCGGACCCCCGTCTCCTCCAGGCCCTGAGCCCGTCCCGGCCCAGACACAAGCTCCGCCCACACAAGTGGCGCTCGGCGAGTTGGAGGCCATCAAAGAAAACAACTACTCGGCGGTGGGCGCCATCAGGGCGGACCGCCCAGCCGGCCAATCAGACGAGCCCGTGGccgtggtgggggaggtgggagaggaccCCCACGTCCCTGATGAGGACCATGCGTACGCTCTGCCGACGGCGCCAAAGACAGGGGGGGCCGCCACCCCTCTGCTGCTGCCCAAGCTGAGGGACAAGGGGGCGCTGCGTGGCGCCCCGACACTGGCCGCCGCGGCCGACACAGAGCCGGCGCTGAAGAGGCGCTGCCTGCGAATCCGGGATCAGAATAAGTAG